One Bombus fervidus isolate BK054 chromosome 2, iyBomFerv1, whole genome shotgun sequence DNA segment encodes these proteins:
- the Srp54 gene encoding splicing regulatory protein 54 produces the protein MKNVYDSYACRISIEAVSFINLTSFKCIEEIFYKIEKRMAVGSTKVVQVTNIAPQATKDQMQTLFGYLGKIEDIRLYPTIRDVAVPVQSRICYIKFHDQGCVAVAQHMTNTVFIDRALIVIPYQNGDIPDEQRALELTNNGTVVPGLYPSEPKLPPNVVNAIEGIPPNHVITTMDPKLEANGLPPYPHLPGHLDSRRIEEIRRTLVLANLDPSVTTDHLLDFFSNNNVEVKYLRMCTRDSDTEHYALVELSEQAAVVSALLLNGKLLMDRPIKIYHSTQAIAKPEAKSNEAAQKEIEEAMSRVKEAHNLISAAIDPMIGMLSKDKRSRSGSRSRKSRSRSRGRSRRSRSRKRSRSRHRRSRSRHRRRSRSRSKRSRSKDRRRKSPSRRRSSSRGRHRSRSRSRRSRSRRSRSKSKDRKKRSPRRRSRSRSRSKRSKSKSRRSRSKSKSRSSKSKYSEKSRDKDKDRRSKDKSDNGKKNEGDKVDKEKSEKKSSKEKKSDKESKSEEKNRNTSENSETKEKTESET, from the exons atgaaaaa CGTGTACGATTCGTACGCATGCAGAATTAGTATTGAAGCCGTATCCTTCATAAACCTAACCTCTTTCAAGTGTATTGAAGagattttctacaaaattgaGAAAAGAATGGCGGTTGGATCTACAAAAGTAGTACAGGTGACAAATATTGCACCTCAAGCAACAAAAGATCAAATGCAAACTTTATTCGGGTACCTTGGAAAGATAGAAGATATCAGATTATATCCTACTATACGGGACGTTGCGGTACCTGTTCAATCTCGTATTTGCTACATAAAATTTCATGATCAGGGATGCGTTGCAGTTGCTCAACATATGACAAACACTGTTTTTATTGACCGTGCATTGATTGTAATACCTTACCAGAATGGAGACATTCCAGATGAACAAAGAGCCCTTGAATTGACAAATAATGGTACAGTTGTTCCAG gTCTTTATCCTTCTGAGCCTAAATTGCCACCAAATGTTGTAAATGCAATAGAAGGGATTCCTCCAAATCATGTTATTACCACTATGGATCCAAAATTAGAGGCAAACGGATTACCACCTTATCCACATTTACCTGGCCATTTAGATAGCAGAAGGATTGAAGAAATAAGAAGAACGCTTGTCCTTGCCAATTTAGATCCTTCTGTGACAACAGACCACTTACTAGATTTTTTCAGTAATAACAACGTTGAAGTGAAGTATTTACGCATGTGTACTAGAGATTCAGATACAGAACACTATGCGTTGGTAGAACTCTCTGAACAAGCTGCTGTAGTTTCTGCATTATTATTGAATGGAAAGCTGCTTATGGACAGaccaattaaaatttatcattcgACTCAAGCAATAGCAAAACCTGAAGCAAAAAGTAACGAAGCAGcacaaaaagaaatagaagaagctATGTCCCGGGTAAAGGAAGCTCACAATTTAATTTCGGCTGCGATAGATCCAATGATCGGAATGTTGTCAAAGGACAAACGAAGCCGTAGCGGTTCTCGTAGCCGAAAATCTCGGTCGAGATCAAGAGGACGTAGTAGACGGTCTAGATCGCGCAAAAGATCACGTTCTCGTCACAGACGTTCACGATCACGTCATCGACGAAGATCAAGATCTCGATCGAAACGTTCTCGTTCTAAAGATCGTAGACGAAAGTCACCTTCTCGTAGAAGAAGTAGCTCTCGTGGCCGACATCGTTCCCGCTCTAGATCTCGGCGTTCTCGATCACGTAGATCAAGATCTAAATCCAAAGATCGCAAAAAAAGATCTCCTCGTCGAAGGAGCCGTTCTCGATCTCGAAGTAAACGTTCAAAATCTAAGTCTAGACGGTCTAGATCTAAATCTAAGTCTAGATCCTCGAAATCAAAGTATTCAGAAAAATCGAGAGATAAAGACAAAGATAGAAGAAGCAAAGATAAATCGGATAATGGCAAAAAGAATGAGGGTGACAAGGTTGATAAAGAAAAGAGCGAAAAAAAATCtagtaaagaaaagaaatctgaCAAAGAATCAAAAtctgaagaaaaaaatagaaatacatcTGAAAATAGCGAAACAAAAGAGAAGACAGAGTCTGAAACTTAA
- the Tsg101 gene encoding tumor susceptibility gene 101 produces the protein MVKMTSLDEGKIKQSLSKYQHVEITRKHVMKVLNLYKGLKYNVEPFVFNDGSRKELFNLQGTIPVSFKGTYYNIPICIWLMDTHPNNAPMCYVKPTADMDIKVSMFVDHNGKIYLPYLHDWLPHTSDLLSLIQIMIVTFGDQPPVYAKPRQGIQTSSTPYPVQPFMPVPGSGTHIPGSSFPPYPQNSQYPGGSNIYSPYMSTTSSGFPYQGSYGSYGGSASNYPSQGCTGSFPYPPSTQPSPTVPATAGASGTITEEHIRASLLSAVEDKLRRRLKEQFSQLVAELETLRRTQQELTSGFTHLTDLFERLKKEKAELEKNITILQDKEAELEKEIAKLSDNQSIDVDEAVTTIAPLYKQMLNAFAEEAATEDAIYYLGEALRCGIIDLDAFLKQVRQLSRRQFMLRALMQRCRQKAGLAG, from the exons ATGGTGAAAATGACATCTCTAGATGAAGGGAAAATAAAGCAAAGCTTATCAAAG taTCAACATGTTGAAATCACTAGGAAACATGTCATGAAAGTTTTGAATCTTTATAAGGgtctaaaatataatgtagAACCATTTG TATTTAATGATGGATCGCGCAaagaattgtttaatttacaaGGAACAATACCTGTCTCTTTTAAAG GTACCTATTACAACATTCCTATATGTATATGGCTAATGGATACACATCCTAATAATGCACCTATGTGCTATGTTAAGCCTACTGCTGATATGGACATTAAAGTGAGCATGTTCGTTGATCATAATGGGAAGATTTATTTACCATATCTTCATGATTGGTTGCCA CACACATCTGATTTACTTAGTCTAATTCAAATAATGATTGTAACATTTGGAGACCAACCACCTGTTTATGCTAAACCACGACAAGGTATACAAACAAGTTCTACACCTTATCCAGTACAAC CTTTCATGCCTGTACCTGGAAGTGGAACACATATACCTGGCTCTAGTTTTCCACCATATCCACAAAATTCACAGTATCCAGGTGGGAGTAATATTTATTCTCCATACATGTCTACTACATCTTCTGGATTTCCATACCAGGGCTCTTATGGTTCATATGGAGGAAGTGCGTCAAATTATCCATCACAGGGATGTACTGGCTCCTTTCCATACCCTCCATCAACACAGCCA tCACCAACAGTACCTGCTACAGCTGGTGCATCAGGTACAATTACAGAAGAACATATTAGAGCATCTTTATTGTCAGCAGTAGAAGATAAATTAAGACGAAGACTTAAAGAACAGTTTTCACAATTGGTAGCCGAGCTAGAAACTTTACGTCGAACACAACAAGAACTCACAAGCGGATTTACCCATCTTACCGACTTGttcgaaagattaaaaaaagagaaagccgaacttgaaaaaaatataactataCTCCAAGACAAAGAAGCTgaattggaaaaagaaattgcaaaacTTTCTGACAATCAGTCAATAGATGTTGATGAAGCTGTTACAACGATCGCACCACTTTATAAAca AATGTTAAATGCGTTTGCGGAAGAAGCAGCCACAGAAGATGCTATATATTATTTGGGTGAAGCTTTACGTTGTGGTATCATAGATTTAGATGCATTTTTGAAACAAGTACGACAGCTTTCACGCAGACAATTTATGCTAAGAGCACTTATGCAACGCTGTCGTCAaaaagcgggtttggctggtTAA
- the LOC139993025 gene encoding lactosylceramide 4-alpha-galactosyltransferase-like isoform X1, translating into MKKRFVLGFLCTVVIFILMISTDNGFIQHISPFVIGVLNDITCYEEESAPDGLPDFDPQLDKPMTDRNIFFHETSCFDKDGLVLNARQACAVESAAKMNPSMNVYLLFISPSKISDQSREMFNQLQTYSNVRIRHIKPEKYMRDTPLHLWYSSGILKKSYWPRSHMSDILRYLTLWKYGGIYLDLDVVVIASLERLTNFAGAEDWKNVAAGVMGFDVTELGRRMADACIRDMRANFRGDVWGNNGPGVITRTLQKLCSTKYVRDMTTSRCHGFKVFSPSTFYPIHYEKWKIYFETKDKNTTMQIVDKAMAIHVWNKFSKFEKVDVNNDVPYVIIARKHCPKIFNNCGKTF; encoded by the exons atgaaaaagaggtTTGTCCTCGGCTTCCTGTGCACCGTCGTAATTTTCATCCTGATGATTTCCACCGATAACGGTTTCATTCAACACATATCACCGTTCGTGATTGGTGTTTTGAACGACATCACGTGTTACGAAGAAGAAAGCGCGCCGGATGGCCTTCCGGATTTTGATCCGCAATTAG ATAAACCAATGACGGATAGAAATATCTTCTTCCACGAGACATCCTGCTTCGACAAAGATGGTTTGGTGCTGAACGCTCGTCAAGCATGTGCCGTCGAATCCGCGGCTAAAATGAATCCAAGTATGAACGTGTATTTGCTGTTCATCTCCCCTTCGAAGATTTCGGACCAATCAAGAGAAATGTTCAATCAACTGCAAACCTATTCGAACGTTCGGATCAGGCATATTAAACCAGAAAAATACATGAGGGACACACCTCTGCATCTATGGTATAGTAGTGGCATATTGAAAAAAAGTTATTGGCCAAGAAGTCATATGTCAGATATTCTCAGATACCTGACCCTTTGGAAATATGGAGGAATATATTTGGATCTGGATGTTGTTGTCATCGC ATCCCTCGAACGTTTAACAAATTTTGCCGGTGCCGAAGACTGGAAAAATGTTGCTGCCGGTGTTATGGGATTTGACGTTACAGAGTTGGGTCGTCGTATGGCAGATGCCTGCATTCGCGATATGCGAGCGAACTTCCGAGGTGACGTCTGGGGCAACAATGGTCCTGGTGTGATCACTAGAACGTTGCAAAAACTCTGTTCAACTAAATAC GTTCGTGACATGACCACAAGTCGGTGTCATGGCTTTAAAGTTTTCTCTCCATCGACCTTTTATCCGATCCATTACGAGAAATGGAagatatattttgaaacaaaGGACAAGAACACAACGATGCAGATCGTGGACAAGGCGATGGCCATTCACGTGTGGAATAAATTCAGCAAATTCGAAAAAGTGGACGTAAATAACGATGTTCCGTACGTGATCATCGCGAGAAAACATTGTCCAAAGATTTTTAACAATTGTGGAAAGacattttaa
- the Kud gene encoding oligosaccharyltransferase subunit 5 kud produces the protein MVEIESMTRYVSPINPAIFPLLAVVLLGIGIFFTAWFFVYEVTSTKFTRDMFKELLISLVAAIFSGFGILFLLLWVGIYV, from the exons atG GTGGAAATCGAGTCTATGACAAGATATGTCTCTCCCATAAATCCTGCAATTTTTCCATTACTGGCAGTGGTGTTACTAggaattggaatattttttacagcATGGTTCTTTGTTTATGAAGTTACTAGCACAAAATTTACAAGGGACAtgtttaaagaattattaatcTCTCTAGTAGCAGCAATATTTTCTGGTTTtggtatattatttttactccTTTGGGTTGGAATTTATGTATAG
- the LOC139993025 gene encoding lactosylceramide 4-alpha-galactosyltransferase-like isoform X2 produces the protein MTDRNIFFHETSCFDKDGLVLNARQACAVESAAKMNPSMNVYLLFISPSKISDQSREMFNQLQTYSNVRIRHIKPEKYMRDTPLHLWYSSGILKKSYWPRSHMSDILRYLTLWKYGGIYLDLDVVVIASLERLTNFAGAEDWKNVAAGVMGFDVTELGRRMADACIRDMRANFRGDVWGNNGPGVITRTLQKLCSTKYVRDMTTSRCHGFKVFSPSTFYPIHYEKWKIYFETKDKNTTMQIVDKAMAIHVWNKFSKFEKVDVNNDVPYVIIARKHCPKIFNNCGKTF, from the exons ATGACGGATAGAAATATCTTCTTCCACGAGACATCCTGCTTCGACAAAGATGGTTTGGTGCTGAACGCTCGTCAAGCATGTGCCGTCGAATCCGCGGCTAAAATGAATCCAAGTATGAACGTGTATTTGCTGTTCATCTCCCCTTCGAAGATTTCGGACCAATCAAGAGAAATGTTCAATCAACTGCAAACCTATTCGAACGTTCGGATCAGGCATATTAAACCAGAAAAATACATGAGGGACACACCTCTGCATCTATGGTATAGTAGTGGCATATTGAAAAAAAGTTATTGGCCAAGAAGTCATATGTCAGATATTCTCAGATACCTGACCCTTTGGAAATATGGAGGAATATATTTGGATCTGGATGTTGTTGTCATCGC ATCCCTCGAACGTTTAACAAATTTTGCCGGTGCCGAAGACTGGAAAAATGTTGCTGCCGGTGTTATGGGATTTGACGTTACAGAGTTGGGTCGTCGTATGGCAGATGCCTGCATTCGCGATATGCGAGCGAACTTCCGAGGTGACGTCTGGGGCAACAATGGTCCTGGTGTGATCACTAGAACGTTGCAAAAACTCTGTTCAACTAAATAC GTTCGTGACATGACCACAAGTCGGTGTCATGGCTTTAAAGTTTTCTCTCCATCGACCTTTTATCCGATCCATTACGAGAAATGGAagatatattttgaaacaaaGGACAAGAACACAACGATGCAGATCGTGGACAAGGCGATGGCCATTCACGTGTGGAATAAATTCAGCAAATTCGAAAAAGTGGACGTAAATAACGATGTTCCGTACGTGATCATCGCGAGAAAACATTGTCCAAAGATTTTTAACAATTGTGGAAAGacattttaa